One Lycium ferocissimum isolate CSIRO_LF1 unplaced genomic scaffold, AGI_CSIRO_Lferr_CH_V1 ctg215, whole genome shotgun sequence genomic window, ttaagataaactttgagaagaaaagatagaaatgacattaagtaagcataaattattaaatttgacctaACTAGTTATATGAATTTACCCCATTTGAGCCATTGTGGCCAAAATAGTGTAGCAAACATTGAAGCtcatttcttgaaaagataaaaagaagtTTACAAACTTTAGTCCCTCATACAATTATAAATGCTAGTCCCTCATACATACTTCCTTTATTTGCTTTGGTGAAATCTGAAagccatttctcttttatgCATAATGTAATTAGGGGTAACAAAATTAACTCGTGAAAATATGACATGTCCAATTCACTCAAATTTGAGCTAATCGTTGACTCGTTCATTTATTAGCTCAGCCTATTTCAGACTGACCCATTTCAGCCATCAAAAAGTTAAGCTAATATATGACCCGAGTTGagtcataataaagaaaaaatagttttattatgtattaaaaattataaaaaaaaaattaaacaaagaaattaaaacttattAAGAATTGTACAGGTTGGGTTATGACCCGCTTTTTATTCTATTTCAGCCCAACACATTTACATTCAAGTAACTTTCGGGCTGGTCAATAACCCGCCCATTTATTAACTTAGCTGTTTTGACCCGCTCAAATTCAAAACATAACATGTAACTGGTCCCTGTCAATTAGTGTAGGCAAAACACTTGAATACCTTTAACTCTTAGTTTCAAATAAACTATTCCCTCTAATTTTTGTCTCCCAACTTGTGGAAAAATGTGAATCTGTACGGTTTCTTTTCAAAAGAGTAATTTTCATTTTCCTGATAAGTAACGAAATTGTCAGATCTTCAAGAAGCACCAACTTTCATATTAACTTTAAAAAgttttactccctctgtcccaatttatgtgatggtaTTTGACTGGGacgaagtttaagaatgaaatgaattttTTGGAAACATGTGGTctaaacaagccataaatatatgtatgactataaatcatttcattaagggttaACTGAGAATGTTTAAAGTCATATTGTgataaaatatagaaatatgtcaTTTTTTAGACCAACtaaaaaagtgtcacataaattaggggAGTAGTGAAGGAAAAGACAAGGGAAATTTGTATTTGTCATTTCACTTACCTAGTCTTGGCACGGTGTGACCTTGGGGATGCCTTATAATGAGAGGTTTCTCAAAAGTTGTTGTAAGCTCTTGAGAAGGAAGTTTGAGCCAATCTTTCTCTCCAATGAAATGGACTGATTTAGCCTTAATGATATCTTTGTATGCAACGTTAGAAATACTTGGGTCCCTAAACTTGGCACCTGATATTGATACAAATAGTTTCATTGGAGGGTGCTCTTTCAGAATCTTCCCCtgtatcaaaaaaaaaaaaaaaaatctactgatgaaaagggaaaaagaatatTACATATGCATTTTGAACCCTAATTTCATGAGATTTTAATTTTACCAAGTTATATTGAaaattatgaatataatattcAAATAACTCCTTTAGAAAAGTTTAGCAAACGATAGATGTGTAATGAATTGATTGCTAATTACCTGCTCCATGTACCCTAGCAGAAGGGCTGATAAAGTCGCTCCCTACACCAAGGGattgagaaaagaaaatcacgtgttaatttgattaaaaaataaataaatttaacatTACAAACGAATATATATGATTAACGAGAGAAAACATAAGATCATAATAAAAATGAGTAGAGGATTTCGGGAAAATCCTCATGATATTGAGGCTGCTTTAGGATATATAGTAGTAGCGCGGGTTATAATCACTTTTCAACTTTGTAATTGAAAAACAATCACGTGCACTGTCATGGAATCAGGGGCGGCTCAATAAAATCAGTGGCCTAAAGCGCCAACTTTAATGGGAGGCCTTAGTTTTTCTGCTCaatgttttttaaaagaaaaattaacctATAAATCTATTGTAGGAAAAAATTAGGCTTTATCCTCCTTTAACTAGAAATCTTGGGTTCGAgccttaaaacaaaacaatCTTGCTAGGGAGTGCTTCCCTCTTTAAATTGCCTTGCGGGTCTCGAAATCGAATTAATCGAAAAATTCAACGAACAccggatgaaaaaaaatggggccCTCAAAATGTTGGGGCCTAAAGCCCCCGCTTTAATGGCTTGGCCCTCTGGCCGGCCTTGCATGGAGTTTCAAATTTTGCAGGTGTAACTTCATGACAGTAATTGTTTTTCAATTATAGGGACTAGCAAGGTTCGGCACtggttatttttattttttattttcattataaaTGTAAACCTTGACCAGGATATGAGCCAACTATCCTTAATTATTTCAAGCAATGAGAAGCTGAACATGCCTGCGAGTAGGGgcgtacaaagtaaaccgataaaccgcaccaaatcgataaaccgagaaaaaaatccAACTAGTGGTtgggtttgatttggtttggtgttgaaaaaaaaacccgaccataattggtttggtttgactttagCTAAAAAGAGTCAAACCGAActaaaccaacccgacattacatgtattaaatttttaaaatattttatacataaaaatatttatttgtaatgtaatttataaatatttcttaaattttttcgtaattttttatctattatcatattattcaagcttgaacttagaattttgaatgtcaataagttttatatcctatgaatattagtaactcatataaagttcaaaccaaaatcaactgaacactaatactaacaaaataaattcaatttactactaggaatgacaataatgttgtatatctattatttagttttgcataattggtttagagagtgaaaatacataacttaaatttttttttctcgtcatgtaattaatacttattagctgtacttattttagcatgacttagtatttttagattatggtcatttttttatggcttattaattagcaatattcgttttaacccattttattatcttttgttgaatattttaatacaatgttaTCActtttctcacattttgtgttattttcttatgaaacgcCTTACTTGTATAGTTGTATCTCagtaggactaaagaaatatttgaagtaaaaattatatgttttgtatcaaaactattccaaaaaaaaactcgagaaaacccgaggttgaaaaacccgaatgttattggtttggtttggtgtataaatttaaaaacccgacgcaattagtttggtttggtgtttaaaaaattcgaaccaacccgatccatgtacacccctacctGCGAGAATCCGAGAAGACCATCGAAAGGCCCTTTGCTGGTTATGTACTCACACAAGTGTGAAATGCATTGTTCTAAGTTCTGATATTCTGTAAAATCCTGAGAGGGAAAAATAGTAAATCATTGTTAGTAACAACTGACTGAtacaataattaacaaaaatattccaaaatCTAAGTTCTGGTAACATTTtcattgaatgaaaaaaataGCTTAAGtaacttcatttctttttttaaaaattgtaaaaatcGACAAATTTTGAAAGTTACATGCCATGGTAATTCTAGTTACAGAGAATTGAtcctttaatttcatgattaCTTCTGGTTACCAAGAAGTacaagtaaaatgaaaaagtaTTTAATAATTCAGATATTTCATTATAgtacatttaaaattttatgaaagatatggaaaataagaagagaTCGAGATCAGtttctttttgaattatatGACCCTTTTTACGGGAGATTAGTAAAAAATAACATAGAGCAATAGGAACATAAAATAGAGAAATTTTATAAGATTACTTTCTTCCATTGAAATTGTAACGGATCATAGAAGATTAGTTAGGAACTGAAAATCAGCGTTATTATTTACCTCATTGTACTGGAACCACTCAAAATATGGTGGTGGAAATATGCCCTCAATGTCTGATTTCCCCCCTGCTGGAAATATTCCATCTGGGAAATCCTGCCAATATTCATACTATTAAGCTCAAAAGTTCAAATTCATATTATTTATACTTATTAGGTACACTTTACAGCCACCACTTTTTGTTACATAATGTACAAAGAAAACATGAATTAAAGATGAAACATCATACCATTTCAAAATGAGCAAAAATAGAAGGATCCCATTTGCTTATTTGTTTCCTTAAGAAATTCCCACTAGTTCTGAATCCATGCAAACAAAGaatcttcatcttttgttctcCTATCTCTCCCATCTCGGATCAACAAAGACACAATTGGCTCACAAAGAAGGGCAAAATTATGTGGTGAAGTAGAAAAAGTACATGtttttatacataatactcAAGAATCTAACTACTCTCTTGAAGATAAAAGTAGGTGCGAATGCATCTTTAAGGTATCGGGTTCATCTTTCGACATggagtataaatttatgtggaaaaatactataataattataataaatagtagatataaatccatatttaataaaaaataaaaaaatttagtactaaaaatcttaaaaattaaattcatactgtttaaattctgaattcgcctctatgaataaaatatataataaatgtaaaTTAGGTGTCTACTGTTGTGGGAGTTAGGTAATAAGATTGGCTGGCAGGTGAACACGTGACTCTCAACAGCCATTGGGCCTTTGCAATTATCAAAGGCTGGGCCGGGCCTCTTCAGCATCCCTTGGAGAAATTGTTTTCCTTCATGTTGATTACACGTGACGGATatcttctatttatttatttttaaaaaaatattctagTAAGTGATGCTTGTATAATTGTTCAGTTGAGTGAGTAAAATTTATGATAATATAACTATGATTGTCACTCATAAAGAATTATCTGATTATAATATATGGACCCAGTGGGAGAATGTTAAAAATATCATCAGTTTTTATTAGACACACTTAATGTGTCGCATATTAATTATTTACCTTGTCTCTCTAGTAAGTAATTAAAAACGAGTAAAGTTTATGATAATATAACTATAATTGCCACTCATAAAGAATTATCTGATTATAATATATGGACTCAATGGGAGAATGTTAAAAATATCATCAGTTTTTATTACACACAATTAATGTGTCGCATATTAATTATTTACCTTGTCTCTCAAGTAAGTAATTAATTAGATATAATATCTAAATCATGCAAATATATTCAGTAGCTTTTTTGATGGAAAAAAtcatttctactatattagaagcacCGGTTGGTGCTTCTTTCGTCGTCCGTCTgtggaccccccccccccccccaacaccaacataaaaaaaataaaatttggcccccatattaaacaggccctaaaaaaaaaaaattgaaaaaaaaaaattatgggccccatattcaacaacattcagtattaaaaaaaattgtgggccccatattaaacaacatccagtattaaaaaaaaaaagtggaacccaccacatccaaactcatgttaaaaaaaaagtggacccatattaacaaaatcaagaatatttaaaaaacaaacaatgttaaaaaaatgcgggccccatattaaacacgatgcgtattcatagtaaacactaatataataaagttttaaatacggagacaaactacaatgttatattaatcgtgtttgtgaacatagtatcccatattgacaaaatcaagcaatatataaaaaaatgaatcccatattaaaaaaataaacaatgtcaacaaaaaaaaagtgcagactttgtattcttagcaaacactaatataataaaattttatatacggagcacaaattacaatgttatatcaatcatgttttgaacatagtaaaaattgtaaaaaaaaaaaaaaaaattgtgggccccatattcaacaacatccagtattaaaaaaaattgtaaaaaaaaattatgggccccatattaaacaacatccagtattaaaaaaaaaaagtggaaccacCACATTCAAACTCACGGGGAAAAAAAGTGGACCTTATATTAACAAAATCtagcaatattgaaaaaaaaaagtgaatcccatatttaaaaaacaaacaatgttaaaaaaaaatatgggccccatattaaacacgatgcgtattcatagcaaacactaatataataaagttttaaatacgagacaaactacaatgttatattaatcgtgttttaaacatagtatcccatattgataaaatcaagcaatatataaaaaaatgaatcccatattaaaaaaataaataatgtcaaaaaaaatagtgcagactttgtattcttaacaaacactaatataataaagttttagatacggagcacaaattacaatgttatatcaatcatgttttgaacatagtatataaaaaaaaaaattgggcctcatattaaacaggcccataaaaaaaattgtgggcctcaTATATATTGACCCCATACTAAACagcatcaagcaatatataaaaaaaaaaaaaaagtggaacccaccatctccaaactcacggtaaaaaaagtagaccccatattaacaaaatcaagcattatcaaaaaaaaaaatattgaaccccatattcaaaaaaaataatgtcaaaaaagactttgtattcatagtaaacactaatataataaagttttagatacgaagacaaactacaatgttatattaatcgtgttttgaacatagtatatatatatatatatatatatattaaaaataaagcaaattaataatgtaaaaaaaaaatgcaccccatattaaaaaatcaaacaatattcatgtaatttccaaaatatctcattaagtcaTTAATAATGGATTCATTACCGtgtgcgtatcaatccattagtgggagcaaatgaaattattgtacagtaacatacttaaaatacttatatattaaaataagatagaatttaattactttttcattttttccttactctaataaatgtgaaaataattgtgggccccatattaaacaccatgcgtATTTGTAGCaaacaataatataataaagttttaaatacggagcacaaactacaatgttatattaatcgtgttttgaacatagtatcccatattgacaaaatcaagcaatatatataataaaaaaagtgaatcccatattaaaaaaataaacaatgtcaaaaaaaaagtgcagactttgtattcttagcaaacactaatataataaagttttagatacggagacaaattacaatgttatatcaatcgtgttttgaacatagtgtgtgtgtgtgtgtatatatatatatatatatatatatatatattatatacataaatataatacaaactaataatgtccaaaagggtgggccccatactaaacgacaccaagcaataaaaaagataaaaataaaaaaagaagaaactatataagGCATGGGTTTATACCCATGTTTCATCGTCCgttgtccctttaaaaaaaaaagaaagaaaaaaaagtggaactgaccacatccaaactcacgggaaaaaaaaaaagtggaccccatattaacgagaatcaagcaatattaaaaaaaaaatgtaatcccatattaataaaacaaacaatgttaaaaaacaaatgcttagaaaatcaaacaattaaatcaacaaTAATGGACTCtttagaataaggaaaaaattaatttctactttgtttcattttaaacatgtaaaattaatttaataatttgaattagaattatctaaatcaaaatttgataaaaaataataagtattttacaccgttaaattaatcgaattaaaattgaaagtatcaactaatattcaaaatattgctattgttttatacgaaagagaggaaaatagtttctttttaaacaagtcttctcttttaaaaggtattaataaattttcgtagcaaacacgaataaaataaagttttagatacaattaagcacaaactacaatgttaaattaatcgtattttgaacatatatatatatatatatatatatatattatcattatctaaacacaactacatatacatagatacactataatccgaagtgttgggcccgtgcgcagcacgggcataggCCATCTAGTTTTATTAGGAGTGGTGGAACATCGTATTCTTAAGTTTTTACTTAAGAATTTCTAGCATAACCATATAATACACGCTTATGAATTATTATTCTGACATCCTATGACAGGTATAAGCTAGAATATTCTAGGGTTCTTACAATTcttttaggggtcgtttggtgcatggtataagctgggatatcccagcactaattttttgtaccatgtttggtagaaggtataaatttatcctggaataaatttataccttgtaccaaacaaagtataaaatgcATCTCATGATATAAGCTGGGATATACCTTCTTATACCACTTATCCTGGGACTATTCTATACCATCtcctagatggtataaaatagtccCAAGATATggaataaattagtcccgggattataatcccgggataattttggtcatgcaccaaacgaccacttAGGGTTACACATCGATGCTAAATTAATTAAAGGTGATTCTTTACTGGCACTTGAAcaaatttctattatatataagtgtcttAAGTGGACTAACCCCACATTGAATAGTTGTACCAGAAGCTTtacaaattgtacactttaacacaacaatgaatacttgtaccaaaagttatataaattttaCACTTTAATCAACTACTTCTTTATCCCACGgagacatatgtcataatactgaatatttattctcttctcatgtatacacgtatgcacttcaattttaattctccagcacatttatttcttccatgcacttttatttgttcacttttgacttttcacgttcttgctgaatatttattctcttctcatatatagACGTATACagtcaattttaattctcctacacaaatttatttcctccgtacacttttacttgttcacttttgacttttcacgttctttaagaattaataaatcccacgtggatatatgtcatagtactgaatatttattctcttctcatgtatacacgcatgcacttcaattttaattctgcgatacatatttatttcctcgtGCACTTTtagttgttcacttttgacttttcacgttcttgctaaatatttattctcttctcatgtatacatatatagacttcaattttaattctctgatacatatttatttcctccgtgcacttttatttgtttacttttgactttcacattatttaagaattaataaacgaagtactccctccatcctaTATTACTTtgccacattacttgacttttcacgttctttaagaattaataaatgaagtactaccttcgtcccatattacttagctacattactatacttgacttttcatgttctttaagaattaataaaaatgaagtactcccttcgtcccatattacttggccacattactaaaaatatatgtctatttttctattctatattttttttcttctttcttatatataaacGACCATggtggacgaacacaacaacaataagttgtacaaaaagcaattgaaattgtactctaagtagggactaacatgtgtacatttcagaagttgaacattaattctacctcttgtgtgtttacctTTTAAGTCCCCACATGTCCGCAGAGTtttaattgtcctttcatttccttcatttgacaTGTACTccttctgtctcaatttaagtttctacgtttgactagacatggaatttaagaaataaagataaacTTTCAAaacttgtggttctaaattaaaaatgtgaataatataatataatatcctttgaatcttgtgattataaacttgacatgtaggatatttgaattgtcaatttactaaatataaaaagaggcggacataaccaaaataagataattttttttaacaacaaacgcccaagtggacgaacacagcaacaataagttgtacaaaaagcaactgaaattgtactctaagccaagactaacatgtgtacatttcagaagtttaacattaatactacctcttatgttatgtatttactttttaattttccaCGCGTCCGCAGTGTCtgaattgtcctttcatttcattcatttggcatataatccctctgtctcaatttaagtgtctatgtttgactagacacggagtttaaaaaataaagatagtctatcttgtggttttaaattaaaaatgtgtataatataataaaatattcttagaatcttgtgatataaacttgacatgtaggatatttgaattatctactaaatataataagaggcggacataactaaaataagataaattttaacaacaattgagaaattaaggggaaaaataagatgaaaagaaaaaaaatatggagactcactaaggagaatcgcggtatcctttgcaaaatgtaattgagtaaccaaattaatcatgttgggccCCGTGCATTGcacgggcatagtttgctagtatGACGTAAACTTCTAGCGATCCTTTCACCATAGAAAGTTTCAAGAATGGCTTGAATGCGTTTCACGACTATCTCCAATGATTTTGATTTCATCATATGTGGCTACTACAAAACCTTCAATTTCCAGGACTATGTACATGTCTGACTACAaaactaaaatttcaaaaattagagaAGGAAAAGGTATTGATTCCTTTCAATAGTGTCCCAATGTCGTCAACTCAAGGAAGATTCGAGTGGCAAAGCTTCCACCAGTAGTGTGTTTTTGCCCACTCTTCAATTACGATCTAGACAAACACTTCAGTCTCCAATTCTTAATTACCAGCACAAAAAATAGTAGTAGTAACAAATTTGCAATTACATCTCTTTCAACCATTTCCTACAtaattcaatccaaacttcttACCCTATGTATTAGATTACATATTAGGATTTCCTAATGTCACAATCAATAAATTAACTATATTTTTGGTGGTTTTTTCACTCACTAGTCTATGTCATACAATTTAAGGAGAGAAAATTGTAGCTCCTCAATGATTATTGCACATAACGACACCCAATTAATCCCTAAACCTACAATACCTGTTTTATCAATAAAATTGGATTGAAATTTTTTGGGCGAATCAAATTTATCTTGAGAAATTGTTTAAGCCAAAAACTAagaccaaacaaaaaaaaaaaaaaaagaagaagaaaaattcacAACGTTAAGGAGTATGTGGTTATTTAGCAAAACATTTGGGGGACAGAGAAAGATAATGAAACCTGCAATTTCCAAGAAGCTTCCCGCGATATCCTGAGAGTACAAACTACCAACTGAAATGATTTCATTCAGCATGTCACCCAAATATACTATCATTATCAAGAAACTCTCTCCATATTGTTACGTAATATATCTAGCTAAACATACATATGTATCTCAATTCTCAATATATATCAATCATCATACAAAAATTGAGATTTTCTTAAACCTGGGGCTAGAATCTTGAATTGAGATTCTTTTAGAAATGAGATTTCCACCAAGACTAGCCGAAGCACATACAAATTCGAAGGTCCTTTCAAAAACATCAGATAAAATTGAAACGATACAAAGAAAATTAGAGCATTCAGTGCAAAAGTGCGGAGCCAGCATAGATGTTCAGGCTGGAAATGTGACGATATTTAGTCAAGAGAAGCAACAGAAGCTGaagaagttgttgatgaatGTGAATATACAGAACAGTTTGGGGCCGTTACATGTCGTGATGTCGTCGGAGAACACTGTCGGGGACTTGATAAAGGCTGTGATTGAGATTTACTTGAAGGAGAAACGGCGGCCATTGTTACCTAGTAGTGATGCTCGGTGTTACGAGCTTCATTATTCCCAGTTTAGTTTGGACAGTAAGTTCTCTGTTTTGCTCCCAATTTTGTGGAGTGTTTAATTATGTCATTTCTTTGATTTGTTTGCCCGTATGTGACCttttctatgctttttcttCAGCCGAGGGTCgtccggaaacagcctccctacctaaggtaggggtaaggtctgcgtacactctaccctccccagaccccaagttgtgggattcactgggtatgttgttgttgtttaattATGTGATTTGATTCAATTCGATCCCATATGCATGTGAACACGAATCTAAATTCTTACATACTTTCttggaaaaagaagaagtgTATGGTTGTGTCTTCATTTTCCATTGAATAGCATAGAGTTCTGAATACTCCTTTTTGGCCTAACTCGTTCGACGCATTCTGTTTTGCAAGAGTACtcatttgattatgtgttgaaactaaattaattttaattttaactgaaaattttattttcaaaaagtgCTATAAGTTGTACgtagttgtaatttttttaacgTTCAAATGGGAGTATCTTGTATATGGAATTAATATGCCTATTCTATTTGTAACTATTTTTCACGGTGGGAATACACAGGCTTGAAGCCAGAAGAGAAGTTGCTGAATTTGGAGTCTCGAAGTTTCTTTCTATGTCCAAAACCAAATTCATCTTTCATGGACAAAGCAAAGGCCACTGCAAAGCTTCCAGTCATTTTGGCAAAGTTCATGGATCTCTTCATACAAATTGTCATAAACCTAAGTAGTTTTTGGCCAAAATGTCACCCTCACTGGCTTTAAGCATTATTTGAACAAACCATGATCGCAACCAATAATATTTTCCACATCATGTGCATTTGACACTATATATATTGTTCtctttatctctttatctctttTAAGTGTAATTGATTCTTGTACTTTTAATTTTGTGTGATTACAACTTACAAGTTCTATAAAGTTGCACGAAATGGCTATGGATTCTCGATGGTGCTTTAATTTGGTCTCTCCATTAGTTAAATCTGTTGAAGATGCACTCATGTATGACAAAGATTTAAACATGTTACATTTTAATTTAAGCCCAACTTTGCTCCACAACGAAATATCATCTTGGAGATGTTTTATTGAGATTTTGCTTCAAAGGTCTATTCTTTTTAGTAGAGTGATAGTTAATATAAGGAGTGAGAGCTTGATCAAGCAATTTAACACTTAACAAATAATTAGTATTATAGCGGTGTGGTAAATACTCTCTCATCCTTAACCAAATGTTTCGAGTTTGAACCTTAAATACAAACGTTATTCCCCTAATGTGAAATTTTTCAGCGagaatatgaattttattgagTTTCAATATGGAGTACCTAATACCAGATGAGAAGCAAAGGAAAACACTTATTAAATAGGCTTTTGATAATCAAATCACTCAATTTCATTGGATGCAAATTGAATTGTTAATTATAACCAACAGTGGGAATAAGTTCTGTCGTTCTAAAAATTCTTTTGATGATTCGTTTTGCATATTTCCAAAAGGttttttaaatcaattttaTTGCTCAAAACCGAGAATGAATTGAAATTATTAGCAGTAAAAATGCTGAAAATAGACTAAAGTGGTTATTCAAGTTTGTTACTTCATTTGTTGGAGTCAATTAGAGGGAACAACGTCAAATATTA contains:
- the LOC132043145 gene encoding dihydrofolate reductase-like, with the translated sequence MGEIGEQKMKILCLHGFRTSGNFLRKQISKWDPSIFAHFEMDFPDGIFPAGGKSDIEGIFPPPYFEWFQYNEDFTEYQNLEQCISHLCEYITSKGPFDGLLGFSQGATLSALLLGYMEQGKILKEHPPMKLFVSISGAKFRDPSISNVAYKDIIKAKSVHFIGEKDWLKLPSQELTTTFEKPLIIRHPQGHTVPRLDEAAVETLKTWTRGIALSYSQSSLGEGPIEACERVNIENLEEGKKLKKPKNL
- the LOC132043136 gene encoding uncharacterized protein LOC132043136 isoform X4 — its product is MRFPPRLAEAHTNSKVLSKTSDKIETIQRKLEHSVQKCGASIDVQAGNVTIFSQEKQQKLKKLLMNVNIQNSLGPLHVVMSSENTVGDLIKAVIEIYLKEKRRPLLPSSDARCYELHYSQFSLDTEGRPETASLPKA
- the LOC132043136 gene encoding uncharacterized protein LOC132043136 isoform X3 codes for the protein MRFPPRLAEAHTNSKVLSKTSDKIETIQRKLEHSVQKCGASIDVQAGNVTIFSQEKQQKLKKLLMNVNIQNSLGPLHVVMSSENTVGDLIKAVIEIYLKEKRRPLLPSSDARCYELHYSQFSLDTEGRPETASLPKVGA
- the LOC132043136 gene encoding uncharacterized protein LOC132043136 isoform X1; this encodes MRFPPRLAEAHTNSKVLSKTSDKIETIQRKLEHSVQKCGASIDVQAGNVTIFSQEKQQKLKKLLMNVNIQNSLGPLHVVMSSENTVGDLIKAVIEIYLKEKRRPLLPSSDARCYELHYSQFSLDTEGRPETASLPKVGVRSAYTLPSPDPKLWDSLGLKPEEKLLNLESRSFFLCPKPNSSFMDKAKATAKLPVILAKFMDLFIQIVINLSSFWPKCHPHWL
- the LOC132043136 gene encoding uncharacterized protein At4g22758-like isoform X2; the encoded protein is MRFPPRLAEAHTNSKVLSKTSDKIETIQRKLEHSVQKCGASIDVQAGNVTIFSQEKQQKLKKLLMNVNIQNSLGPLHVVMSSENTVGDLIKAVIEIYLKEKRRPLLPSSDARCYELHYSQFSLDSLKPEEKLLNLESRSFFLCPKPNSSFMDKAKATAKLPVILAKFMDLFIQIVINLSSFWPKCHPHWL